The following proteins come from a genomic window of Lolium rigidum isolate FL_2022 chromosome 5, APGP_CSIRO_Lrig_0.1, whole genome shotgun sequence:
- the LOC124655437 gene encoding glutathione S-transferase T1-like, with the protein MAMPLLKVYADRLSQPSRALIIFCRVNRIDFEEVTVDLLKAQHLTSEFKKINPMGQVPAIVDGRFKLYESHAILRYLATVFPGVPDHWYPTDLFTRAKIESILDWHHSNLRRGAATFVLHTVLAPFFGLTPNPESAKEAEKLLVRSLKTIESEWLKGDAKFLHGNPQPSIADLSLVCEITQLELVGDERRDRILGPREKILAWMENMKKATSPHFEDAHEHMFKVTARLSSAAGVKTPSKL; encoded by the exons ATGGCGATGCCGCTGCTGAAGGTGTACGCTGACCGCCTGTCGCAGCCCTCCCGCGCCCTCATCATCTTCTGCAG GGTGAACCGGATCGACTTCGAGGAGGTGACCGTTGATCTCCTCAAGGCCCAACACCTCACATCCGAGTTCAAGA AAATCAACCCAATGGGACAGGTTCCAGCGATCGTCGATGGAAGGTTCAAACTCTATGAAAG CCATGCCATTTTGAGGTATCTTGCCACGGTCTTCCCTGGGGTTCCAGACCACTG GTACCCAACGGACTTGTTTACCAGAGCAAAAATCGAGTCCATCTTGGATTGGCATCACTCAAATTTGCGCCGTGGTGCAG CAACCTTTGTACTGCACACCGTGTTGGCTCCTTTTTTTGGTCTTACACCAAATCCCGAGTCTGCAAAAGAGGCCGAGAAACTGCTGGTGAGGTCACTGAAAACAATCGAATCGGAATGGCTCAAAGGTGACGCAAAATTCTTACATGGCAACCCGCAGCCGTCGATTGCGGATCTCAGCCTTGTGTGCGAGATAACGCAGTTGGAG CTGGTGGGTGATGAGAGACGTGACAGGATCCTGGGACCTCGCGAGAAAATCCTTGCTTGGATGGAGAACATGAAGAAGGCCACCAGCCCTCATTTCGAGGATGCCCACGAGCACATGTTCAAAGTGACGGCGCGCTTGTCATCTGCTGCTGGTGTGAAAACGCCGTCCAAGCTCTGA
- the LOC124658066 gene encoding uncharacterized protein LOC124658066, with translation MQDWAGVFIPLVLFILLSPGLLCQIPGKCRFIEFGNFHTSAVSIVVHAVIFFSFAAIFLIAIGVHMDLGS, from the coding sequence ATGCAGGACTGGGCCGGCGTGTTCATCCCTCTGGTGCTGTTCATCCTGCTCTCGCCGGGCCTCCTCTGCCAGATCCCCGGCAAGTGCCGGTTCATCGAGTTTGGCAACTTCCACACCAGCGCCGTGTCCATCGTCGTCCACGCCGTCATCTTCTTCTCCTTCGCCGCCATCTTCCTCATCGCCATCGGGGTGCACATGGACCTCGGTTCCTGA